The Hippocampus zosterae strain Florida chromosome 19, ASM2543408v3, whole genome shotgun sequence region aagaaaaaaacatatagTGTTCATCAACAATGGACGCAAAATCCACATGCATATGAGCACACCGATGTGGTTCGATCGATGAGTGCCttcaatacaaacacacacacgtctcgGCTGAATAACACCAGCAGCCTTCCATATTAGCCTCCGATAAATCCATCGTCATTGAACTGTAACCACGTCggaatcaacaaacaaaaaatatgctgGTCGTGACATATACATTAAGGCAAAACCAAGTCTCATCAAGCTACTAAGGTTAGCCAGTTATCGCCAGGACTGGTCACAACATTATGCATGATGCTCTGTCCTCTTGACTGGCCCAGCGATGTTAGCCTCAGTTGCTACTCACCACTCCTGATCCTGCAGGTTCAACGTGTTGTCCAAAACCACTCCGCAGGTTTACTTACTCGTACATCCTCCAGGTGTGTTAATATGGAACGAATTGATGTGAGTGATCGTGTAGCAGAGGAGCTCACACCACCATCattaaaaactgcattgttGCTGCTACCGCAGCACAAACAGCGGCGACGCTGTGCCGCTATGCATTGTGGGAAATCAGTCCCGTAGCACCACGTACTAGAACAAATAGTGAAAATCTGTCATCTTCTGGTTGTGAATGGTACTGCAGGGTTCCGTGGCGTGTGAATTTACCAATTGGATGTACATAGGAGCAGCTAATATGAGGTTTTCATCGGaattaacaaataaatatttccAATGCTGACCGACTCAGTTTTTGTTTGATAATTATATTGTTATTTATATACACCATTTGTAtcgcccggctagctcagtcggtagagcatgagactcttaatctcagggtcgtgggttcgagccccacgttgggcgaAACATTTTCCTTCTTCTCTGTTTTCAAATTGCAATCCCTTTCCTTCTGCAGTTGTATTTTAGCATGAAAAACAAGGTTTTACTCTCCCTCTGCTTTAAAATTCAACCTATTCCCTTCTCCTCGTGTTTTTTTACCATAAAAATGCAACGTGACGGAGGATGttgtttatgattatttttttaaataaaatgtaggaAGTAAAACACAGATTATGTTCATTGTGTAATGAAAATAAAGATTCTACCTCTAAATTAGGAATTAGAGAAGAGGAATTTTACATGCACAGCACATGTAGTATCTGTGGAGTCCCAATGAGGGCGCAAGAAAAGATGTCATAGCGCAAATTTACAGAATTTTAGCCAAAGAAGACACGAAGCAAGTCGCTGTTTTATGACATCATTGTCCACGGTACGAAATGGAGAAAAAACACATGTCAGCTTTCTCCATGTATCAAACGCTACCAACTCAATTGCCATCTTCTCCTAAGAAGCGTTCATTACAGGTAAAAGCgaaagagaaaaacatttttaggtgGTTTAGATTTTTACATCTGAGCCATTGTGCTCTTCTAACGATGCACCAGGTCTGGTGTTGGTAACGTGACGTAAAGCATTTTAATGCCCAATTTACCAATGGTCAATGTAGCCATTGgcatcctttttttaatttactgcaGAGTAACGGTACTCTCCATTTCACACCCCAGATTAATGCATGTAGTTATATGCTCCCATGCTTTTATACGTATTTTTATTCTGCATGCCCTCTTTTAAACCTTGTTGTATTTTCTAGACGGCATCgaagaaaaggaaaagaggGAATGGCGTTGCAAGCATAAATTCTAATAATATCGcaacacaaagtaaaaagaagaaaatgaaagcCAAGAATCATGCAGCAGAGGTTGGAATCCAGGAGATGGCTGAAGTGAGACTCAAACTTAAATTGATCCAACCTTTTGAGGATGTGTTGCCCTCTCTGTCATATATATAAAGagtttttatgtttcaaatacaGCCGGAGTCTGTAAAGGCGGGCGAGGAGGCACTAAATGTGTTACTAGCTGAGTTGGCACAGATGAACAACAGCAAGGAGCGTGCAAGCACGCTTTTCCAGTGGCTGATCAACCCTATTCCCACCAAGGCCTTCTTCAGGTAGATGGATACATTTGACCATCCTTTGTACTTTGGCTCGTGTTATGGCCTTAAAATCCACAATGACCCCCCTCCACCTCTACACTTATAGAGTAcaagtttttctttgtttttcttacttTCATCTGGAATTCCAGTGCAAAAGtgccaaatacattttaattagaTCAATTCATTGACCAATATTCTTTTGGATGTCAGGTATGTATTCAAATACCATTCTTGTTTTCATCTCCAAGGGAAACATGGGAAAAGAAACCTGTCCTCGTGCAGCGTAAAAATCCCAACTACTACAAGGGAATATTCTCCACAGAAGAATTTGATCGCATTCTTCGACAGGTAAAAATCAAAGACAGCACCATATGATTCAGTGTTCGCTTTTAATTCGCAAGACCGAAACCATAAACTACATTCTTCtggtgccatttttctttttcttttttaaaaaggaggatGTTCAGTATGGCGTGAATCTAGATGTCACAAGCTACACAGATGGCAAGAGGGAAACACACAACCCCCCTGGTAGAGCACTGCCATACACTGTTTGGGACTTCTATGAGGTATATTAATACAAACCATTGTTATTCACATTTTTAGAAACACTTTCAtctttaaatgtgaaaaatatgtcAATTTTTCCAGAATGGCTGCTCTCTCCGTATGCTGAATCCTCAGGCGTTCTCCTCCACCGTGTGGAATGTACTGTCCATCTTGCAGGAGCATTTTGGCAGCATGGCAGGCGCTAATGTGTGAGTAGGACATCTACTCGGGACACGATGGAAGATTAGGTTTAAATCctcatgattcttttttttttcctcctcagctACCTGACACCGCCCGGCACACAAGGATTCGCCCCACATTATGATGACATTGAGGCATTTGTGATTCAGCTGGAGGGAAAGAAGCACTGGAGGGTCTACAACCCAAGgtgaaatgacacaaaataagATGAAAACAGACACAGCATTGAATGCAATGATTATGATCCAACTGCTGGTGACTTTGGAGTAACATAAAGCCATACTATTGCATGAAGTTATATAAAACGTGTTTCTATTATGTGGATAAAGCTGTGgcttttcaagaaaaagttAAAATTCTTCGAGCGGAATCATATTCATTGCTGAGAGCCATGGTGTATAAAAaaattttatttaataatttgtCAGTTGAGATGAAAGATTTGTTCACGTTGTGTTGTAACTTCCCTTCAGGTCAGACGACGAAGTCTTGCCTGTGCTTTCAAGCCGTAAGTACACCAAGTCCATCAACACAAAACAGTAGATCCTACTTGTCTTAGTGGTGGTGTTTTTGTATTTCCAGCAAACTTTAACCAGGCAGAGATTGGGAAGCCCATTTTGG contains the following coding sequences:
- the riox1 gene encoding ribosomal oxygenase 1, which encodes MEKKHMSAFSMYQTLPTQLPSSPKKRSLQTASKKRKRGNGVASINSNNIATQSKKKKMKAKNHAAEVGIQEMAEPESVKAGEEALNVLLAELAQMNNSKERASTLFQWLINPIPTKAFFRETWEKKPVLVQRKNPNYYKGIFSTEEFDRILRQEDVQYGVNLDVTSYTDGKRETHNPPGRALPYTVWDFYENGCSLRMLNPQAFSSTVWNVLSILQEHFGSMAGANVYLTPPGTQGFAPHYDDIEAFVIQLEGKKHWRVYNPRSDDEVLPVLSSPNFNQAEIGKPILEVVLEAGDLLYFPRGFIHQGNCLPDVHSLHITISSYQKNSWGDLLLKMVPTALEIAMEEDVEFRQGLPLDYLSYMGVQNSDKDDPRRAKFFSKIDNLMNKLRNFVAVDAAVDLKAREFLHDCLPPKLTAEEAAGSVHGAPARWEEGRVRNAGAYITSQTRVGLLRAGCARLCSDGDAVHLYYTTDNSRVYHKEEPKSFEIKPEYTDAVEFLIHSYPEFVSVGSFPCDSLQEKISLAKLLFKEGVIRMESFQ